One genomic segment of Erysipelotrichaceae bacterium 66202529 includes these proteins:
- a CDS encoding FAD-binding protein — translation MDERYDVIIIGGGTAGLAAAIYAGRAGRKTLVIEKGSFGGRINDTREIRNYPGVITDSGAGLMQKFKEHAQAYATNTFKRTTVTAVDVMEDGTFLVHTKRRGDIIGDCVILDTGTKPRVLGIPNEKELAGHGVAYCATCDAEFFKDKEIYVLGAGDQAIEESGYLTNFAKKVTVIVLHEKGHLDCNEVAAQEAFANPKIDFVWNTTLQEILGEEEVRGLLLKNVVSGETREVKADGIFFFVGMVPQTEFVQNLVACDPKGYILVNEKKETNVPGIYAVGDCTQTFLRQVVTSAADGAIAATASERYVSERRQLKKILTPDSGRVAFLFYNPYESSQIEQVTQLEEALKDDYKVVRQDITRQTLLYQLLQMDGTLSSAMFENGKLIKKNAKEA, via the coding sequence AGGCAGAGCCGGACGAAAAACGCTTGTGATTGAGAAGGGAAGCTTTGGAGGAAGAATCAACGATACCCGTGAAATTCGAAACTATCCGGGTGTGATCACAGACAGCGGTGCCGGACTGATGCAGAAGTTTAAGGAGCATGCACAGGCCTATGCCACCAATACCTTTAAACGGACGACGGTTACGGCAGTGGATGTGATGGAGGATGGTACCTTTCTTGTACACACAAAGCGCCGCGGTGATATTATCGGGGACTGTGTGATTCTGGATACGGGGACAAAGCCGAGGGTCCTCGGTATTCCGAATGAGAAAGAGCTTGCCGGACACGGGGTTGCCTATTGTGCTACCTGTGATGCGGAATTCTTCAAGGATAAGGAAATCTATGTGCTAGGAGCCGGTGATCAGGCAATCGAGGAAAGCGGATATCTTACAAACTTCGCAAAAAAGGTAACCGTAATCGTTCTGCATGAGAAAGGCCATCTTGACTGTAACGAGGTAGCTGCACAGGAGGCATTCGCCAATCCGAAAATAGATTTTGTATGGAACACCACCCTGCAGGAAATTCTTGGGGAGGAGGAGGTACGCGGGTTGCTTCTGAAAAATGTCGTAAGCGGAGAAACAAGGGAAGTAAAAGCCGATGGTATTTTCTTCTTCGTCGGTATGGTACCGCAGACAGAGTTTGTGCAGAATCTGGTTGCCTGTGATCCGAAGGGCTATATCCTTGTAAATGAGAAAAAGGAAACAAATGTTCCGGGAATTTATGCAGTTGGTGATTGTACACAGACCTTCCTGCGGCAGGTAGTAACATCGGCGGCAGACGGGGCAATCGCAGCAACCGCAAGTGAGCGCTATGTCAGTGAACGCCGGCAGCTGAAAAAGATACTTACACCGGATTCCGGCAGAGTTGCTTTCCTGTTTTATAACCCGTATGAAAGCTCACAGATTGAACAGGTAACACAGCTGGAGGAAGCATTAAAGGATGATTATAAGGTGGTGCGTCAGGATATCACCAGACAAACTCTGCTGTATCAGCTGCTGCAAATGGATGGAACTCTGTCCAGTGCGATGTTTGAAAATGGCAAGCTGATAAAAAAGAATGCTAAAGAGGCATAA
- a CDS encoding thioredoxin produces MGQPFVFPHGVTVYDPKKCWNGYTIVPLINDGVLLFDMNGNEIRRWNMHAMPPKLLPGGYVMGLSGYRHPDYGMQDGVNLIEIDYDGNIVWEFDKFENINDPGRDHRWMARQHHDYQREGNPVGYYVPGMDAKPLEGNTLILVHQTIKNPAISDKKLLDDAMIEVDWEGNILWKWSISDHFDELGFDEAAKNILARDPNMRSSDGGVGDYLHVNCMSYLGPNKWYDHGDLRFKPDNIIFDCREANILAILDKENGKIVWKIGPDFNATPELKKLGWIIGQHHFHMIPKGLPGEGNLMVFDNGGWGGYGVPNPGSKNGSKNALRDYSRVLEFNPVTLEIVWKLTPKELNHAIPTDASKFYSPYVSSAQRLPNGNTLVTEGSDGRIIEVTPEHEIVWEWISPYYTHNETGPKNNMIYRAYRYPYSYVPQEPTPKEIAIPRIDNTTFRMPNAGALGAKKVIDVEGTLPYYPDVALCVATDDEEDMSKREKVFSIDTELFEPVTGMSEWNDKVLKITEKPVLVLFGAERCVHCKALHPILEEALQEEYANSFIIRYVDVDANKDIVTACHVQGIPVVAVYRNGEEMQRFNGEHDYDDICDFLDAAFA; encoded by the coding sequence ATGGGACAGCCTTTCGTATTTCCACATGGAGTAACGGTATATGATCCAAAAAAGTGTTGGAACGGGTACACGATCGTACCCTTGATCAATGATGGCGTACTGCTGTTTGATATGAATGGAAATGAAATACGCAGATGGAATATGCACGCTATGCCGCCCAAACTTTTACCTGGCGGCTATGTCATGGGACTGAGCGGCTATCGTCACCCGGATTACGGGATGCAGGACGGTGTAAATCTGATTGAAATTGATTATGATGGAAATATTGTCTGGGAGTTTGATAAATTTGAGAATATCAACGATCCCGGCAGAGATCACCGCTGGATGGCACGGCAGCATCATGACTACCAGCGGGAAGGCAATCCTGTGGGGTATTATGTACCGGGGATGGATGCCAAACCATTGGAAGGAAATACCCTGATTCTGGTTCATCAGACGATTAAAAACCCGGCGATATCTGATAAAAAACTGCTGGATGATGCAATGATTGAGGTGGATTGGGAAGGCAATATATTGTGGAAATGGTCAATTTCCGATCATTTTGATGAGCTGGGCTTTGATGAAGCCGCAAAGAATATCCTCGCCCGTGATCCGAACATGCGTTCCAGTGACGGTGGTGTGGGAGATTATCTCCATGTGAATTGCATGAGCTATCTGGGGCCGAATAAGTGGTACGATCACGGAGATTTGCGCTTTAAGCCTGATAATATCATATTCGATTGCCGTGAAGCGAATATTCTGGCGATTCTGGATAAAGAAAACGGTAAAATTGTATGGAAAATCGGTCCGGATTTCAACGCGACACCAGAGCTGAAAAAGCTGGGCTGGATTATCGGACAGCATCATTTCCATATGATTCCTAAGGGCCTTCCGGGAGAAGGAAATCTTATGGTGTTTGATAATGGCGGCTGGGGCGGCTATGGAGTACCGAATCCGGGCAGTAAAAACGGTTCTAAAAACGCCCTGCGTGATTACAGCCGTGTATTGGAATTCAATCCGGTTACACTGGAAATTGTATGGAAGCTGACACCCAAGGAGCTCAATCATGCGATTCCAACCGATGCCAGTAAGTTCTATAGTCCCTATGTATCCAGCGCCCAGCGTCTTCCAAATGGAAATACCCTCGTGACAGAAGGAAGCGATGGACGTATAATAGAGGTAACACCGGAGCATGAAATCGTATGGGAATGGATTTCCCCGTATTATACACACAATGAAACAGGGCCGAAGAATAATATGATCTATCGAGCCTACCGTTATCCATACAGCTATGTACCACAGGAGCCCACACCTAAGGAAATAGCGATACCACGCATTGACAATACTACCTTCCGTATGCCGAATGCCGGTGCACTGGGAGCTAAGAAGGTCATTGATGTGGAAGGAACACTGCCGTATTATCCGGATGTGGCACTGTGTGTAGCGACGGATGATGAAGAGGATATGAGTAAGCGGGAAAAGGTGTTCTCCATAGATACTGAGCTTTTTGAACCGGTGACAGGTATGTCGGAGTGGAATGACAAGGTTTTAAAGATCACGGAAAAGCCGGTGCTGGTTTTATTCGGTGCGGAACGCTGTGTTCATTGCAAGGCACTGCATCCAATTTTGGAGGAGGCTTTGCAGGAGGAATATGCGAACAGCTTTATCATTCGCTATGTTGATGTGGATGCCAACAAGGATATTGTTACGGCATGCCATGTGCAGGGAATTCCTGTTGTAGCGGTATATCGAAACGGTGAGGAAATGCAGCGCTTTAACGGGGAGCACGATTATGATGATATCTGTGATTTCCTGGATGCGGCGTTTGCCTGA